A stretch of Bos indicus isolate NIAB-ARS_2022 breed Sahiwal x Tharparkar chromosome 24, NIAB-ARS_B.indTharparkar_mat_pri_1.0, whole genome shotgun sequence DNA encodes these proteins:
- the LOC109577755 gene encoding zinc finger protein 271, which yields MASKEEITAKIEPLTEESGNPRNDVLQDPECREFFGLGDKFSEKDQNLFKRRQHNCDECGQSFACSTGLIRHRRTHWEKPYECDQCGKAFNVSSALVLHQRIHTGEKPYPCNWCIKSFSRSSDLIKHQRVHTGEKPYKCDECGKAFSQSSDLIIHQRIHTGEKPYQCGHCSKSFSQRSDLIKHQRIHTGEKPYTCSLCNKHFSQSSDVIKHQRIHTGEKPYKCDVCGKAFSQSSDLILHQRIHTGEKPYRCNQCNKSFSQNSDLIKHRRIHTGEKPYKCNECGKAFNQSSVLILHQRIHTGEKPYPCNQCSKTFSRLSDLINHQRIHTGEKPYPCNQCSKTFSRRSDLIKHYRIHTGEKPYECDECGKTFSQSSNLILHQRIHTGEKPYPCSDCTKSFSRRSDLVKHQRIHTGEKPYTCNQCNKSFSQSSDLIKHQRVHSGEKPYHCDCCERAFSQSSDLILHQRIHTGEKPYACTQCSKSFSQNSDLIKHQRIHTGEKPYKCNECGKAFSQCSALVLHQRIHTGEKPYPCGQCGKGFSRRSDLINHQRIHTNENPYKCDVCRKAFSTSTDLTEHQRIHMREKPHRCVQCNRSFSQLSDLNHHEKIHSGEDTLNVGKPLVYTPTLFSTRDALPEKNLRNAIDYEKGFNQCSAVTLH from the coding sequence ATGGCTTCCAAGGAGGAAATTACAGCAAAAATTGAACCATTGACTGAAGAGTCTGGCAACCCCAGAAATGATGTTCTCCAAGATCCTGAATGCAGAGAATTCTTTGGACTTGGGGATAAATTCAGTGAAAAGGATCAGAACCTCTTTAAAAGAAGACAGCACAACTGTGATGAATGTGGGCAAAGCTTTGCTTGTAGTACAGGCCTTATTAGGCATCGAAGAACCCACTgggagaaaccctatgaatgtgaTCAGTGTGGAAAGGCCTTTAATGTGAGCTCAGCCCTGGTTctgcatcagagaattcatactggggagaagCCCTATCCTTGTAACTGGTGCATTAAAAGTTTCAGTCGGAGCTCAGACCTTATTAAACATCAAAGAGTCCACACTGGTgaaaaaccttacaaatgtgatgaatgtgggaaagccttcagtcAGAGCTCTGATCTTATTATACATCAGAGAATCCATACAGGAGAAAAACCCTATCAATGCGGTCATTGTAGTAAAAGTTTTAGCCAGCGCTCAGACCTGATTAAACATCAGAGAatccatactggagagaagccttatacATGTAGCCTGTGTAACAAGCATTTTAGTCAGAGTTCTGATGTTATAAAACATCAAAGAATCCACACTGgtgagaaaccatataaatgcgATGTGTGTGGAAAAGCCTTCAGTCAGAGCTCAGATCTTATTCTACATCAGCGaatccacactggagagaaaccatatcgATGTAATCAGTGTAACAAAAGTTTCAGTCAGAACTCAGACCTTATTAAACATCGAAGgatccacactggagagaaaccctataaatgtaatgaatgtgggaaagcttttAATCAGAGCTCAGTTCTTATTCTgcatcagagaattcacactggagagaaaccctatccATGTAATCAGTGTAGCAAAACCTTCAGTAGACTTTCAGATCTTATTAATCATCAACGGATTCACACTGGGGAGAAGCCTTACCCCTGTAACCAGTGCAGTAAAACGTTTAGTCGAAGATCAGACCTTATTAAACATTATAGAATTCATACAGGTGAGAAACCCTATGAGTGTGATGAATGTGGGAAAACCTTTAGTCAAAGCTCAAACCTTATTCTGCATCAGAGaatccacactggagagaaaccctatccATGCAGTGATTGTACAAAAAGTTTTAGTCGTCGTTCAGACCTTGTGAAACATCAAAGAAtacacactggagagaaaccgtACACATGTAATCAGTGCAATAAAAGTTTTAGTCAAAGCTCAGACCTCATTAAACATCAGAGAGTACACTCTGGAGAAAAACCCTATCATTGTGATTGTTGTGAGAGAGCTTTCAGTCAGAGTTCTGACCTTATtcttcatcagagaattcacactggagaaaaaccaTATGCATGCACACAGTGCAGCAAAAGTTTCAGTCAGAACTCAGACCTTATCAAGCACCAGAGGATCCACACTGGGGAAAAACCATATAAATGTAATGAGTGTGGGAAGGCTTTCAGTCAGTGTTCAGCTCTTGTCCTACATCAGAGGatccatactggggagaaaccatacCCATGTGGTCAATGTGGCAAAGGCTTTAGTCGGCGCTCTGATCTCATTAACCATCAAAGAATCCACACGAATGAAAatccatataaatgtgatgtgtgtaGAAAAGCCTTCAGCACATCCACTGATCTTACTGAACACCAGAGAATCCACATGAGAGAGAAACCCCACAGGTGCGTTCAATGCAATAGAAGTTTTAGCCAGCTCTCTGATCTTAATCATCATGAGAAAATTCATTCTGGGGAAGACACTTTGAATGTGGGAAAACCTTTAGTGTATACCCCAACTTTATTCAGTACTAGAGATGCGCTGCCAGAAAAAAATCTTAGGAATGCTATTGATTATGAAAAAGGTTTTAATCAATGTTCAGCTGTCAcgctacattaa